A genomic region of Aeropyrum pernix K1 contains the following coding sequences:
- a CDS encoding ABC transporter permease yields MEVVLEDLTSLALLAASAMVPITLASIGEIASERAGIVNIGLEGIMLASAWAAVAVYILTGWGPLAGYLLGALLGLSIGVLHGVVSVYLKGDQIVTGVGLNIFSAGATVVGTYMLWGTFSNSPPVEPMPGFVIAGVRISPMVPLSLAAGVIVWLFLYRTIAGLRLRSCGEDPRSAEAMGVNVALYQVAAAGFAGLMAGLAGAYLSIDYQGVFAKNMTAGRGFIALANVAFSGWNPLAALLGGYVFGFSEALAIYLNISLEATAASNLVNTIPYIATLAAVTLVALRKPRMPAWLGRPYIKE; encoded by the coding sequence GTGGAGGTTGTTCTAGAGGACTTAACTAGTCTGGCCCTGCTCGCGGCATCAGCCATGGTCCCTATAACACTAGCGTCTATAGGTGAGATAGCGTCTGAGAGGGCTGGGATTGTGAACATAGGGCTTGAGGGCATAATGCTTGCGTCTGCGTGGGCAGCTGTGGCCGTTTACATCCTAACGGGCTGGGGCCCTCTGGCAGGCTACCTTTTGGGGGCTCTCTTGGGGCTGTCTATAGGCGTTCTCCACGGCGTTGTGAGTGTGTATCTTAAGGGTGATCAGATAGTTACGGGTGTAGGGTTGAACATCTTCTCGGCGGGAGCCACAGTGGTTGGAACCTACATGCTATGGGGTACTTTCTCGAACAGCCCCCCTGTAGAGCCCATGCCAGGCTTCGTGATAGCTGGTGTCAGGATAAGCCCCATGGTGCCATTATCCCTCGCCGCCGGGGTTATCGTTTGGCTCTTCCTATACAGGACCATAGCTGGGCTGAGGCTGAGGTCCTGTGGTGAGGATCCTAGGAGCGCGGAGGCTATGGGGGTTAACGTGGCTCTCTACCAGGTAGCTGCAGCGGGGTTCGCCGGGCTCATGGCGGGACTAGCGGGGGCGTACCTCAGCATAGACTACCAGGGGGTGTTCGCTAAGAACATGACGGCGGGCCGGGGCTTCATCGCCCTCGCCAACGTGGCGTTCAGCGGCTGGAACCCCCTGGCGGCCCTGCTGGGCGGCTACGTGTTTGGCTTCTCAGAGGCGCTCGCAATATACCTCAACATAAGCCTTGAGGCGACAGCAGCAAGCAACCTGGTCAACACCATCCCCTACATAGCAACACTGGCTGCAGTCACCCTAGTAGCCCTCAGGAAGCCGAGGATGCCAGCCTGGCTAGGCCGCCCCTACATTAAAGAGTGA
- a CDS encoding ABC transporter permease, with protein sequence MPRLPVAISLGDLSLTLAAVGLGLVAGAIVLALGGADPLRGVADILLSFIYYPEIFLVRSSILVMTALAFAIPLRMGFFNIGAEGQLYAGAAAALVAALTLPYTPLPALVAAAVAGGLMGLFAGLLRVKLNINEVLSTIMLNWIAFWSLRYIVVEYLADPVYSHLTLEVPLEARIPWIPSELLPPPLQEHLRSGFPMIVFVSLATALAAWTVIYKTVPGLRYRFAGANEYAAASRGVAVGRVKLASMAAAGVLAGLGGALLILGHSYRIDSTLSGLFGYGFEGIGVALIGRNNPLGIVAASLFVGDLASGSERIQVTARIPAELADVVNGAIIFTVAALSGLRYTGIPRRLSSIAGRLG encoded by the coding sequence GTGCCTAGACTACCAGTTGCCATAAGCCTGGGAGACCTCAGCTTAACTCTAGCGGCGGTCGGCCTGGGCTTGGTAGCGGGGGCTATCGTACTCGCCCTCGGGGGAGCGGACCCCCTGAGGGGTGTGGCCGACATTCTCCTAAGCTTCATCTACTATCCGGAGATATTTCTGGTGAGGTCCTCTATCCTGGTTATGACTGCCCTCGCGTTCGCGATCCCCCTGAGGATGGGTTTCTTCAATATAGGCGCGGAGGGGCAGCTGTATGCGGGGGCGGCGGCCGCGCTAGTGGCCGCCCTCACACTCCCCTACACCCCTCTCCCCGCATTGGTGGCTGCTGCTGTTGCAGGGGGCCTCATGGGGCTGTTCGCCGGCCTCCTCAGGGTGAAGCTGAACATTAACGAGGTCCTCAGCACAATAATGCTCAACTGGATTGCGTTCTGGAGCCTCAGGTACATTGTCGTCGAGTATCTGGCGGACCCCGTGTACTCTCACCTGACCCTCGAGGTGCCTCTGGAGGCTAGGATTCCCTGGATACCAAGCGAGCTCCTGCCGCCGCCACTCCAGGAGCATCTTAGGTCAGGGTTCCCCATGATAGTTTTCGTCTCGCTTGCCACGGCGCTGGCCGCCTGGACAGTTATATATAAGACGGTGCCCGGCCTCAGGTACCGGTTTGCGGGAGCAAACGAGTATGCGGCGGCCAGCAGGGGTGTAGCTGTCGGTAGAGTTAAGCTTGCCTCCATGGCCGCCGCGGGAGTCCTGGCGGGCTTGGGCGGCGCCCTCCTAATATTGGGCCACAGCTATAGGATAGATTCGACCCTCTCAGGCCTCTTCGGCTACGGCTTCGAGGGCATTGGGGTAGCCCTTATCGGCAGGAATAACCCTCTGGGCATAGTAGCTGCTAGCCTCTTCGTGGGAGACCTGGCGTCTGGGAGCGAGAGGATACAGGTCACTGCCCGGATTCCGGCTGAGCTTGCGGATGTTGTCAACGGCGCGATTATATTCACCGTGGCAGCGCTCTCGGGCCTAAGATACACAGGCATACCGCGGAGGCTCAGCTCTATAGCTGGAAGGCTGGGGTGA
- a CDS encoding ABC transporter ATP-binding protein, producing MGENASGNAGHAVAMRGIVKVYPDGVKALDNVDFTLRAGEVHALLGENGAGKTTLMRILYGEIKPTMGEIYVWGRKVSWRGPWDAIRNGIAMVYQQFRLVESMTVEENIAIYLSSLGLGRSEARRRTLETAERLGLEIDLAKTVADLPMGARQRVEIIKALSGGAKVLILDEPTSNLTPLEAEKLFSTLRLLKDMGVSVVYITHKLGEVVRVADRVTVLRRGRVSAVIEDVGRTSEEELARLMVGTLPPPTPRPPGKVGRELLSVRGVSVVVDGVERVREVSLEVREGEIVGIAGVAGNGQEELVDAIIGLRRPVRGSIEVQGRRIEGSLDFYRAGGGYIAGDRGKVLAMDYSVAENIAFLYYTASKTLLLRRSRLEDLFRRLVERFRLVARSPWTPVGRLSGGNQQKVIVGSEVLRGFKLLVAVNPTQGLDIATTSFVRNLLSELARQGAGILLVSTDLDEILELSDRIYVMSGGRVTGVLERSQATPEKLGVLMGA from the coding sequence ATGGGTGAAAACGCTTCTGGTAACGCTGGCCACGCCGTTGCTATGAGAGGCATAGTAAAGGTTTACCCGGACGGCGTAAAGGCTCTAGACAACGTCGACTTTACCCTTAGGGCTGGTGAGGTCCACGCTCTTCTCGGCGAGAACGGGGCGGGCAAGACCACGTTGATGAGGATACTCTACGGCGAGATCAAGCCCACAATGGGGGAGATTTATGTTTGGGGCCGGAAGGTCTCCTGGAGGGGCCCGTGGGATGCTATAAGGAATGGCATAGCCATGGTTTACCAGCAGTTCAGGCTAGTCGAGAGTATGACGGTTGAGGAGAATATAGCGATATACCTCTCCAGCCTAGGCCTTGGGAGGAGTGAGGCACGGAGGAGGACGTTAGAGACTGCTGAGAGGCTTGGGCTCGAGATTGACCTAGCAAAGACCGTCGCGGATCTCCCCATGGGTGCGAGACAGCGTGTCGAGATTATAAAAGCCTTGAGTGGAGGCGCGAAGGTTCTCATACTTGATGAGCCCACCAGCAACCTTACACCCCTCGAGGCGGAGAAACTGTTCTCAACCCTGAGGCTGCTCAAGGACATGGGGGTCAGCGTGGTCTACATCACTCACAAGCTGGGCGAGGTCGTGAGGGTAGCTGATAGGGTTACAGTCCTCAGAAGGGGTAGGGTCTCGGCGGTTATTGAGGATGTCGGGAGAACGAGTGAGGAAGAGCTGGCGAGGCTAATGGTCGGCACCCTTCCCCCACCGACCCCTAGGCCTCCGGGCAAGGTGGGGCGCGAGCTTCTAAGCGTAAGGGGGGTTAGCGTAGTTGTTGATGGTGTCGAGCGGGTTAGGGAGGTAAGCTTAGAGGTTAGGGAAGGCGAGATCGTGGGGATCGCTGGCGTTGCGGGTAATGGACAGGAAGAGCTAGTAGACGCTATAATAGGCCTCCGCAGGCCGGTTAGGGGTAGCATAGAGGTTCAGGGGAGGAGAATCGAGGGTAGCCTCGACTTCTACAGGGCCGGAGGCGGCTATATAGCTGGTGACAGGGGGAAGGTCCTCGCAATGGACTATAGTGTGGCTGAAAACATCGCATTCCTCTACTACACAGCCTCCAAAACCCTCCTCTTGAGGAGGAGCAGGCTAGAGGACCTCTTTAGGAGGCTCGTCGAGAGGTTTAGGCTGGTGGCTAGGAGCCCATGGACTCCCGTGGGCAGGCTGAGCGGCGGTAACCAGCAGAAAGTTATTGTGGGGTCCGAGGTCCTCAGGGGGTTCAAGCTACTGGTGGCGGTTAACCCGACACAGGGGTTAGACATCGCCACAACATCCTTCGTCCGCAACCTCCTCTCGGAGCTTGCGAGGCAGGGAGCCGGAATACTGCTTGTGTCAACAGACCTGGACGAGATCCTAGAGCTGAGCGACAGGATATACGTGATGTCTGGAGGACGAGTCACAGGTGTTCTCGAAAGGAGTCAGGCTACTCCTGAGAAGCTGGGGGTGCTCATGGGTGCCTAG
- a CDS encoding BMP family ABC transporter substrate-binding protein: protein MAIASNSRLLIAVGAVFVLLILAAAAFVITSRGGGEAPVGGEATGTTTPPQATGEETTTPAAYETTTSVATTEQARPISVLVLFDVGGRGDLSFNDMAALGADRAAEELGVDVVFQTPQSLAVMESVLDAASRSGEYDLIVLVGFLWQEPLEKVAPRYPEQKYALIDAATRERYDNVASYLFREQEVASLVGIIAADIANNISKATGEEAKAGAVAGMDIPPLWRFHIGYLYGVQYYNQAMGTDVEMVWTYTGRFDDPTLGKTTAEQMLQQGVRVFYGVAGLTHVGMFNAVKEAAARGVIAFSIGQDASQEWYDPQTIIISGLKRVDVAVYTAIKDVVEGRFRGGIVSLGLKEGGLGLSDEEIIRYFAEIAAETGQLPEGLTPEKVVEIVMSQREKWISNDGWRLVEELKQKIISGEIKFVTPQDHDTYDSIIEELKAGNLEAALES from the coding sequence TTGGCGATAGCCAGCAACTCAAGGCTCCTCATTGCTGTCGGTGCTGTTTTTGTTCTGTTGATCCTAGCTGCTGCAGCTTTCGTCATAACATCTAGAGGGGGAGGGGAGGCGCCTGTAGGAGGAGAGGCCACTGGTACAACTACACCGCCCCAGGCTACAGGCGAGGAGACCACAACGCCAGCCGCTTACGAGACTACGACTTCCGTGGCGACTACCGAGCAGGCTAGGCCTATTAGCGTGTTGGTATTGTTTGACGTCGGCGGAAGGGGCGATCTCAGCTTCAACGACATGGCTGCGCTTGGAGCTGATAGGGCTGCTGAGGAGCTCGGCGTGGACGTGGTTTTCCAGACGCCCCAGAGCCTGGCAGTCATGGAGAGTGTACTAGATGCTGCGAGTAGGAGTGGCGAGTACGATCTAATCGTTCTCGTAGGCTTCCTGTGGCAGGAGCCGCTCGAAAAGGTAGCGCCTAGATATCCGGAGCAGAAGTACGCTTTGATAGACGCCGCCACCAGGGAGAGATACGATAACGTGGCAAGCTACCTTTTCAGGGAGCAGGAGGTGGCAAGCCTTGTTGGCATTATCGCGGCCGACATAGCCAACAACATCTCTAAGGCGACGGGCGAGGAGGCTAAAGCGGGGGCTGTGGCGGGGATGGACATACCTCCGCTCTGGAGATTCCACATCGGCTACCTCTACGGAGTCCAGTATTATAACCAGGCCATGGGTACAGACGTCGAGATGGTGTGGACGTATACAGGCAGGTTCGACGATCCAACGCTAGGCAAGACTACAGCGGAGCAGATGCTCCAGCAGGGAGTTAGGGTCTTCTACGGGGTAGCCGGGCTCACTCACGTGGGTATGTTCAACGCGGTCAAAGAGGCGGCAGCGAGAGGGGTTATAGCCTTCAGCATAGGCCAGGACGCTAGCCAGGAGTGGTACGACCCTCAAACTATAATCATTAGTGGTTTGAAGAGGGTTGACGTGGCGGTCTATACTGCAATAAAGGATGTTGTAGAAGGAAGGTTCAGGGGCGGCATCGTAAGCCTGGGCCTCAAGGAGGGCGGCCTGGGGCTAAGTGACGAGGAGATCATAAGGTACTTCGCAGAGATAGCGGCAGAGACCGGCCAGCTTCCTGAGGGCTTAACGCCGGAGAAGGTGGTTGAGATAGTTATGTCCCAGAGGGAGAAGTGGATTAGTAACGATGGTTGGAGGCTCGTGGAAGAGCTGAAGCAGAAGATTATCAGTGGAGAGATAAAGTTCGTAACACCGCAAGACCACGACACCTACGACAGTATAATAGAGGAGCTAAAGGCCGGAAACCTTGAGGCGGCTCTTGAGTCTTAG
- a CDS encoding sulfurtransferase — protein sequence MGADYPGPLVSIEWLEANIKRSDVKVIEVDYDPATAYFIGHIPGALLIDWKRDLNKYPERDIIDPEGFERLMSRLGVENGDHVILYGDYNNWFAAFAYWVFKMYGHQRVSLLDGGRSKWIALGKPMSRPATREPPRAERESRYRVVTVDSRYRVFFLDILRKLNDPNTVLVDVRSPEEYRGDITAPPEYPEEQAQRGGHIPGALNIPWKQAVRDDGSFKSPEELRSLYEDRGVTPDKEVIVYCRIGERASHTWFVLKELLGYPNVAVYDGSWSEWGNMVRAPVKKGDEP from the coding sequence TTGGGAGCCGACTATCCGGGCCCCCTGGTTAGTATTGAGTGGCTCGAGGCCAATATCAAGAGGAGTGATGTCAAGGTTATCGAGGTCGACTACGACCCGGCTACAGCTTACTTCATAGGTCACATTCCCGGAGCACTCCTCATAGACTGGAAGAGGGATCTCAACAAATACCCGGAGAGAGACATTATCGACCCAGAGGGCTTCGAGAGGCTGATGTCGAGGCTTGGCGTAGAGAATGGGGACCACGTCATACTCTATGGGGACTACAACAACTGGTTCGCGGCTTTCGCCTACTGGGTCTTCAAGATGTACGGGCACCAGAGGGTAAGCCTCCTAGACGGGGGTAGGAGTAAGTGGATAGCCCTTGGGAAGCCGATGTCAAGACCCGCTACCAGAGAGCCGCCGCGTGCCGAGAGGGAGAGTAGATATAGAGTAGTTACGGTCGACAGCAGATACCGCGTTTTCTTCCTTGACATCCTTCGTAAGTTGAACGATCCCAACACGGTGCTAGTTGACGTTAGGAGCCCCGAGGAGTACCGGGGAGATATTACGGCACCGCCAGAGTATCCTGAGGAGCAGGCCCAGAGGGGAGGCCACATACCCGGGGCCCTAAACATACCCTGGAAACAGGCAGTGAGAGATGACGGGAGCTTCAAATCGCCTGAGGAGCTGAGGAGCCTCTACGAGGATAGAGGTGTAACACCGGATAAGGAGGTTATAGTGTACTGCCGCATAGGCGAGAGAGCCTCACACACATGGTTCGTTCTCAAAGAGCTGCTGGGCTATCCCAACGTCGCAGTGTATGACGGGTCTTGGAGCGAGTGGGGCAACATGGTCAGGGCTCCCGTTAAGAAGGGGGACGAACCCTGA
- the tes gene encoding tetraether lipid synthase Tes encodes MLRLRQEPPRSFERPLRVSVLRREDGKRYIEIDGRRIGVGGPLPAVREGERLIRYTGSICPYCLRLLPAVIVARGGRLYIRKKCPEHGEIEDLYYGDERFYWRQMKWEETGLGLSGAGPYTTATAPCPYACGLCSLHENHSALVNIVVTNRCDLSCFYCFFYAERAGYIYEPSIEQIKFMVRQVARQRQGSDVHVNIQITGGEPTVREDLVDVVKAIREAGAHYIQLNTNGINVARRYLDNPPGAIDYVRSLREAGVSVVYMSFDGVTPKVNWKNHYEAPFALKAFQEGGLDNVVLVPTVIRTINDHEVGDIIRFAGKHIDVVRGVNFQPVSLTGMMRKHERERMRITIPDVIKRIEEQTDGQIPMDAWYPVPVVAKFVKAIDALTGKLYDTLSNHPACGSATYVFALERDRYGVPRRFLPITEVIDVEGFIEFLDEERIKLEHNSGRLSRLKVAAEIVWRARRFVDFDRMPRDLDIYKLIVSIFLRKNYEAIKTFHKKTLFLGMMHFMDRYNYDITRVRRCNIHYALPDGRLVPFCAFNVLEDIYRDNVQKRFAKAKNLRIKGFNPGEKYDRRRYIKRILESPIYREAYRGIIDVDAVAKLPAPSPHGQ; translated from the coding sequence ATGCTGAGGCTCAGGCAGGAGCCCCCCAGGAGTTTTGAGAGGCCTCTAAGGGTTAGTGTTCTCAGGAGGGAGGACGGTAAGAGGTATATCGAAATAGATGGTAGGAGAATAGGGGTTGGCGGTCCCCTCCCTGCTGTTAGGGAGGGGGAGAGGCTCATCAGATACACGGGGAGCATATGTCCCTACTGCCTCAGACTCCTGCCGGCAGTAATAGTTGCTAGGGGCGGCAGACTCTATATAAGGAAGAAATGTCCTGAGCACGGTGAGATAGAGGACCTCTACTATGGTGACGAGAGGTTCTATTGGAGGCAGATGAAGTGGGAGGAAACGGGCCTCGGACTATCGGGAGCCGGTCCCTACACCACGGCCACCGCACCCTGCCCCTATGCCTGCGGCCTCTGCAGCCTCCACGAGAACCATAGTGCGCTGGTCAACATAGTGGTTACGAACAGGTGCGACCTCTCGTGCTTCTACTGCTTCTTCTACGCTGAGAGGGCTGGATACATCTACGAACCAAGCATAGAGCAGATAAAATTTATGGTAAGGCAGGTTGCGAGGCAGAGGCAGGGGAGTGATGTTCACGTTAACATCCAGATAACAGGGGGAGAGCCAACCGTTAGGGAGGACCTTGTAGACGTTGTTAAGGCTATTAGGGAGGCTGGTGCGCACTATATACAGCTGAACACTAACGGCATAAACGTCGCCCGTAGGTATCTCGACAATCCTCCCGGGGCTATTGATTATGTAAGAAGCCTCAGGGAGGCTGGGGTTAGTGTTGTTTACATGAGCTTCGACGGCGTCACCCCCAAGGTTAACTGGAAGAACCACTACGAAGCCCCCTTCGCACTTAAAGCCTTCCAGGAGGGTGGCCTGGACAACGTTGTCCTCGTCCCGACAGTTATAAGGACTATCAACGACCACGAGGTGGGAGATATAATCAGGTTCGCTGGGAAGCATATCGACGTCGTCAGGGGGGTCAACTTCCAGCCGGTCAGCCTCACAGGTATGATGAGGAAGCATGAGAGGGAGAGGATGAGGATTACCATACCCGATGTTATAAAGAGGATAGAGGAGCAGACGGATGGCCAGATACCCATGGATGCCTGGTATCCAGTGCCCGTTGTTGCGAAGTTCGTTAAAGCGATAGACGCCCTCACAGGAAAGCTCTACGACACCCTCAGCAACCACCCTGCCTGCGGCTCTGCTACCTACGTGTTCGCCCTCGAGAGGGACAGATATGGGGTGCCCAGGAGGTTCCTCCCTATAACCGAGGTTATAGACGTGGAGGGCTTCATCGAGTTCCTCGACGAGGAGAGGATAAAGCTTGAGCACAATAGTGGCAGGCTCTCCAGGCTTAAAGTTGCGGCGGAGATAGTATGGAGGGCTAGGAGGTTTGTAGACTTCGACAGGATGCCAAGAGACCTGGACATCTATAAGCTTATAGTCAGTATATTCCTGAGGAAGAACTACGAGGCTATAAAGACGTTCCACAAGAAGACCCTCTTCCTCGGCATGATGCACTTCATGGACAGGTACAACTACGACATAACAAGGGTGAGGAGATGCAACATACACTACGCCCTCCCCGACGGTAGGCTAGTCCCGTTCTGCGCCTTCAACGTGCTAGAAGACATCTACAGGGATAACGTGCAGAAGCGCTTCGCTAAGGCCAAGAACCTAAGGATAAAAGGGTTCAACCCGGGCGAGAAGTACGATAGGAGGAGGTATATCAAGAGGATTCTGGAGAGCCCGATATACAGGGAAGCATACAGAGGCATAATAGACGTGGACGCCGTGGCCAAGCTCCCAGCACCTTCACCCCACGGACAGTAG
- a CDS encoding dimethylarginine dimethylaminohydrolase family protein — protein MNGGVYTITDENTVVSGLVGMGDRLFNMVFTRRPPQSMSRCISDPGYRAAARFSYEEASAQYKVYVERLHSAGITVKELGPLEDYPDSVFIQDTAVIGGGSRVAVLARFGAPSRRGEEGHVVSILSSMGLEIHPVKPPGTLEGGDVLVTGEGVVFAGLSSRTNREGVETLKTAFPNVNVETLNAKGLHLLSHLGYLGKATLISAEGLYDKSIFKRHGFDLIEIPWEERDAANLLYLGEGRVLLPAGYNQTRDLLEQHGFRIVEAEIRQFMACMGGVTCLSLPIYNIL, from the coding sequence TTGAATGGAGGGGTTTATACAATAACCGATGAGAACACGGTGGTTAGTGGATTGGTAGGGATGGGCGACAGGCTTTTCAACATGGTTTTCACGAGGAGACCGCCACAATCTATGTCGCGCTGCATAAGTGATCCGGGGTATCGAGCGGCCGCGCGGTTCAGCTATGAGGAGGCCTCGGCCCAGTATAAAGTCTACGTTGAGAGGCTCCATTCCGCTGGTATCACTGTTAAGGAGCTGGGGCCGCTGGAGGACTACCCTGACAGCGTTTTCATACAGGACACTGCTGTGATTGGAGGTGGAAGTAGGGTAGCTGTTCTAGCCCGTTTCGGAGCCCCGTCCAGGAGGGGTGAGGAGGGGCATGTGGTATCCATACTTTCAAGCATGGGCCTAGAGATACATCCTGTGAAGCCTCCGGGAACACTTGAGGGAGGGGATGTTCTGGTTACTGGAGAAGGAGTGGTCTTTGCGGGCTTGTCATCGAGGACTAACAGGGAGGGCGTAGAAACTCTGAAAACAGCCTTCCCCAACGTCAATGTTGAAACACTCAATGCTAAGGGCCTCCACCTACTCTCCCACCTAGGCTACCTGGGGAAGGCGACTCTAATTTCCGCCGAGGGCCTCTACGATAAAAGCATATTCAAGCGGCACGGGTTTGACTTAATAGAGATACCGTGGGAGGAGAGAGACGCGGCAAATCTCCTATACTTAGGAGAGGGTAGAGTCCTCTTACCAGCAGGTTACAACCAAACTCGAGATCTTCTTGAGCAACACGGCTTCAGAATCGTCGAGGCTGAGATACGGCAGTTCATGGCATGCATGGGGGGAGTAACCTGCCTAAGCCTACCAATATACAATATCCTATAA
- the dsrO gene encoding sulfate reduction electron transfer complex DsrMKJOP subunit DsrO: MKRSPSTACSTCNTRREFLKKTAKAAVATSSLILLGSVTIKSQAASERVRGRRFAMFIDVDKCYGCYACVVACAHENNVPIGVYRTWIERYVKEDGTPVYVPKQCNHCDNPSCVDVCPVKATYVNEDGIVLVDDDLCIGCGACIQNCPYGARFYNPIKGVADKCTFCVHRIYSDMLPACVEACPTGARVFGELADEESEVSKLIRSNNVQQLKPWTGNDPQIFYKDLPQEANT; this comes from the coding sequence ATGAAGCGTTCCCCTTCAACAGCATGTAGCACGTGCAACACGAGGAGAGAGTTCCTGAAGAAGACGGCAAAAGCGGCAGTGGCAACGTCATCCCTCATACTGCTAGGATCCGTCACAATAAAGTCTCAGGCAGCCAGCGAGAGGGTAAGAGGCAGACGCTTTGCGATGTTTATCGACGTCGACAAGTGCTACGGCTGCTACGCGTGTGTCGTTGCCTGTGCCCACGAGAACAATGTGCCTATAGGAGTATATAGGACTTGGATAGAAAGGTATGTGAAGGAGGACGGTACTCCCGTTTATGTCCCCAAACAGTGCAACCACTGTGATAACCCGTCCTGTGTTGATGTCTGTCCTGTAAAGGCAACCTACGTCAACGAGGACGGCATTGTCCTCGTGGATGACGACCTATGCATAGGCTGTGGAGCATGTATACAGAACTGCCCCTACGGAGCTAGGTTCTACAACCCCATCAAAGGAGTCGCGGACAAGTGTACCTTCTGCGTCCACAGAATATACTCCGACATGCTTCCCGCCTGTGTAGAGGCCTGTCCGACGGGTGCAAGGGTGTTCGGCGAGCTTGCCGACGAGGAAAGCGAGGTCTCGAAGCTCATAAGGAGCAACAATGTCCAGCAGCTCAAGCCATGGACCGGCAACGACCCACAGATATTCTACAAGGACTTGCCCCAGGAGGCTAACACCTAG
- the nrfD gene encoding NrfD/PsrC family molybdoenzyme membrane anchor subunit: protein MSVGEVFGVFPEFGNILPNEMAYDFKAGGAIWGVLLVVYPLMTGILAGSYLVSALAYGFGVKRLYRVAGLSLIISVGLLLSAPIFPMADLKQPQRAFEIFLRPHVIPSDAYPGVSPMAFFGILYIPLLVVALLNLIFVYRADMAAKAEATGNIIYRIVSLGRGYSREDVERDRRVVKILSIIGVILAILFHGYFDILLASIKSRILWVDPSLPIRLLASAVFSGAALVTVAYYIAARFSPGESIDAGTMKTLSLIMLFGLAAALITEITSEILRVGYYLLPGEGIEYYESLRGSMFIDNAYYILALILLVSLLIPRVRENIHSVAAIAALAIVAEILNKWLVVIVPQLLSRTEAGFLEYAIEGWEIRLLVGGLAWTVFVFTILLWIFPWNGEFASRWDIVGEGR, encoded by the coding sequence ATGAGTGTGGGTGAAGTGTTCGGGGTTTTCCCCGAGTTCGGCAACATTCTGCCCAACGAGATGGCGTACGACTTCAAAGCAGGAGGGGCAATATGGGGGGTGCTCCTAGTAGTCTACCCCCTCATGACAGGAATACTCGCTGGCAGCTACCTAGTGAGCGCGCTGGCCTACGGCTTCGGCGTAAAGCGGCTATACAGGGTCGCAGGGCTATCGCTAATAATAAGCGTGGGCCTTCTGCTATCAGCCCCCATATTCCCCATGGCAGACTTGAAGCAGCCCCAGAGGGCCTTCGAGATCTTCCTGAGACCCCACGTTATACCCTCTGACGCCTATCCGGGAGTATCGCCCATGGCGTTCTTCGGTATACTGTATATCCCTCTGCTCGTAGTGGCGCTGCTTAACCTCATCTTTGTGTACAGGGCCGACATGGCTGCTAAGGCAGAAGCGACAGGAAATATCATCTACAGGATAGTATCGCTTGGCAGGGGATATAGTAGAGAAGATGTGGAGAGGGACAGAAGGGTTGTAAAAATCCTCTCCATCATAGGAGTAATCCTCGCAATACTCTTCCACGGATACTTCGACATACTCCTGGCAAGCATTAAGTCGAGAATACTTTGGGTTGACCCCAGCCTGCCTATAAGGCTATTGGCCTCCGCAGTATTCTCGGGAGCGGCTCTTGTAACAGTAGCATACTACATAGCGGCAAGATTTTCGCCTGGAGAGAGCATCGATGCCGGAACCATGAAGACGCTGAGCCTAATAATGCTCTTTGGCCTCGCGGCAGCCCTGATTACGGAGATAACCTCAGAAATACTTAGAGTAGGGTATTACCTGCTCCCGGGGGAGGGTATAGAATACTACGAGTCTCTCAGGGGGTCCATGTTCATAGACAACGCATACTATATACTTGCGCTAATTCTACTCGTGTCTCTGCTGATACCGAGGGTTAGAGAGAACATACACTCTGTAGCCGCTATAGCCGCCCTGGCGATTGTTGCGGAGATACTCAACAAGTGGCTAGTGGTGATAGTCCCCCAGCTGCTCTCGAGAACCGAGGCCGGCTTCTTAGAGTATGCTATAGAAGGCTGGGAGATCCGCCTACTCGTTGGTGGCCTCGCCTGGACGGTGTTCGTATTTACAATACTGCTTTGGATCTTCCCGTGGAACGGCGAGTTCGCTTCAAGATGGGATATCGTTGGGGAGGGGAGGTGA